The following coding sequences lie in one Sorex araneus isolate mSorAra2 chromosome 4, mSorAra2.pri, whole genome shotgun sequence genomic window:
- the LOC101543824 gene encoding 26S proteasome non-ATPase regulatory subunit 4-like, with product MRIVIAFVGNPDAAKKDLVKLVKRLKKEKINVDIINLGTQEVSTDKLTTFLKTLNGSGGNGSHLLTVPLGPSLAETIIGSQILTRKGRPASGPGTKDFPFGVDLTGLALTLRVSMEEQRQWQKAEATRGAPAPKAPATESPATKAPATKSPATKSKVLARKKDNLEEVLLKKTINEQESWLPGPGSRTKEQQQQVAHGSQMCPEDAELGQGTSTATAAQLTSRPAVEEEEDYDVMQDAEFLRSVLENLPGVDPQSEAIRNATGSLTLGDSLSTKKDKK from the coding sequence ATGCGCATCGTCATTGCCTTTGTGGGGAACCCCGACGCTGCCAAGAAGGATCTGGTCAAGCTCGTTAAACGCCTCAAGAAGGAGAAAATTAATGTGGACATCATCAATCTGGGGACCCAGGAGGTGAGCACGGACAAGCTGACGACCTTTCTGAAAACCTTGAACGGGAGCGGGGGGAACGGCTCCCACCTGCTCACAGTCCCGCTGGGACCCAGCTTGGCCGAGACCATCATCGGCTCTCAGATTCTGACTCGGAAAGGCCGGCCCGCGTCAGGGCCGGGGACCAAGGACTTTCCCTTCGGAGTGGACCTCActgggctggccctgaccctgcgCGTTTCGATGGAAGAACAGCGCCAGTGGCAGAAGGCCGAGGCCACGCGGGGGGCTCCTGCCCCCAAGGCTCCTGCCACCGAGTCCCCTGCCACCAAGGCTCCTGCCACCAAGTCTCCTGCCACCAAGTCCAAGGTTTTGGCTCGTAAGAAGGACAATTTGGAAGAGGTCCTGCTGAAGAAGACCATCAATGAGCAGGAGTCCTGGCTCCCGGGCCCGGGCAGTAGGAccaaggagcagcagcagcaggtcgCTCATGGCTCGCAGATGTGCCCGGAGGATGCTGAGTTGGGCCAAGGCACATCAACGGCCACGGCCGCCCAGCTCACATCCCGACCAgccgtggaggaggaggaggactatgACGTCATGCAAGATGCCGAGTTCCTGCGAAGTGTCCTCGAGAACCTGCCGGGGGTGGATCCCCAAAGTGAGGCCATCCGAAATGCTACGGGCTCCCTGACCTTGGGGGACTCCCTGTCCACCAAGAAGGACAAGAAATGA